The following coding sequences are from one Nicotiana tabacum cultivar K326 chromosome 1, ASM71507v2, whole genome shotgun sequence window:
- the LOC107806079 gene encoding uncharacterized protein LOC107806079 has translation MELEDSILDFSDEEEGFEDDDVKMNDIEEGELVERISKTGLEESGDACASLTNPVSSNKNQRPKKNKRKNKRKRSSSGPKVTDINRFVLDVCKRLRERKSYLIWTAVGCLGVSALSDLVKEVDAIQNCGGQKTADGRRFRTGGGILWSILKVRDPNAYKEIMKKGQEFEKQFKQAKLKQEPLPNNEASFERSSQTTVGDKTTPTSKDVLLQQVQQSNSGAKRASVHDRIRVPITYDDIFEGIDEGRESRDSLA, from the exons ATGGAGCTGGAGGATAGCATTTTAGATTTCTCTGATGAAGAGGAGGGCTTCGAGGATGATGATGTTAAAATGAATGATATTGAGGAAGGAGAATTGGTTGAGAGGATTTCTAAGACTGGATTAGAGGAAAGTGGTGATGCATGTGCTAGTTTGACCAATCCCGTTTCAAGCAATAAAAATCAGAGACCCAAGAAAAACAAGAGGAAGAACAAGCGTAAGAGAAGTTCTTCGGGTCCAAAGGTCACAGATATTAACAG ATTTGTATTGGATGTCTGTAAACGCTTGAGAGAGCGGAAATCTTATCTCATATGGACTGCGGTTGGTTGCCTTGGAGTATCTGCTTTGAGTGATCTGGTCAAAGAG GTGGATGCAATTCAGAATTGTGGTGGCCAGAAGACTGCTGATGGCAGGCGTTTCCGAACAGGCGGTGGGATATTATGGAGCATCCTTAAAGTGCGAGATCCAAATGCATACAAAGAGATAATGAAGAAAGGGCAGGAGTTTGAG AAGCAATTTAAGCAGGCTAAGCTCAAGCAAGAACCACTCCCAAATAATGAAGCTTCTTTCGAGAGATCTAGCCAGACCACTGTGGGAGACAAAACTACACCCACTTCTAAAGATGTGTTGCTGCAACAAGTTCAGCAGTCAAATAGTGGAGCCAAACGTGCATCTGTTCATGACAGAATAAGGGTGCCCATCACGTATGATGATATATTTGAAGGAATTGATGAAGGAAGGGAATCAAGGGATTCGTTGGCTTAA